The proteins below come from a single Sphingomicrobium sediminis genomic window:
- the aroB gene encoding 3-dehydroquinate synthase: MIRLDVPGKPGATYKVRVGALDSGLAELDLPTARPLACISDPHIWDLHGDKLAAIAPVDTHLLPRGEAGKTWEHLQATIAFLAARNQQRDEPIIAFGGGAVGDLTGLAAALYRRGTPVIQVPTTLLAQVDSSVGGKTAIDAEGQKNLVGAFHPPAAVIADPALLATLDEREVTAGLAETVKYGLIGDRKFYDWLVSEGGKSLRDHNADAAARAIATAVEAKASYVRGDLEDRTGRRALLNLGHTFGHAIESIAGLGTVLHGEAVAIGMVLAARFSEAQGHASDIAEKVAADFRAIGLPTSLDDAGLAGRGSDLLDPMLHDKKNERGEIRLILLRDIGDAFMATDVAEAELGGFLRSL, encoded by the coding sequence CCGGCTTGGCCGAACTCGACCTGCCCACCGCTCGCCCGCTTGCCTGCATCAGCGACCCGCACATCTGGGACCTGCACGGCGATAAGCTTGCCGCGATCGCGCCGGTCGACACGCACCTCCTGCCACGCGGCGAGGCTGGCAAGACTTGGGAGCATCTGCAGGCGACCATCGCCTTTCTCGCCGCCCGAAATCAGCAACGCGACGAACCGATCATCGCGTTCGGTGGCGGTGCAGTCGGCGACCTTACCGGACTGGCCGCTGCCCTCTATCGTCGCGGGACACCCGTCATCCAGGTGCCGACCACCCTACTCGCGCAGGTCGACAGTAGCGTCGGCGGCAAGACTGCGATCGATGCCGAGGGCCAGAAAAACCTCGTCGGCGCCTTCCACCCGCCCGCCGCCGTCATCGCCGATCCGGCCTTGCTCGCGACGTTGGACGAACGCGAAGTCACGGCGGGCCTCGCCGAAACCGTGAAATATGGCTTGATCGGCGATCGAAAATTCTACGATTGGCTGGTCTCGGAAGGCGGCAAATCCCTACGCGACCATAATGCTGACGCCGCCGCGCGCGCCATCGCCACCGCAGTCGAGGCCAAGGCAAGCTATGTCCGCGGCGACCTTGAAGACCGAACCGGCCGGCGCGCGCTGCTCAATCTCGGCCACACGTTCGGCCACGCGATCGAGAGCATCGCCGGCCTCGGCACCGTGCTGCACGGCGAGGCCGTCGCCATCGGCATGGTCCTCGCCGCCCGTTTCTCCGAAGCGCAGGGCCATGCGAGTGACATTGCGGAGAAGGTCGCAGCCGACTTTCGCGCCATCGGCCTGCCCACGAGCCTCGACGATGCAGGCTTGGCTGGTCGTGGCAGCGACCTTCTCGACCCCATGCTGCATGACAAGAAGAATGAGCGCGGCGAAATCCGCCTCATCCTGCTGCGCGACATTGGCGATGCCTTCATGGCAACCGACG